A genomic window from Syntrophorhabdaceae bacterium includes:
- a CDS encoding DUF3175 domain-containing protein, whose translation MTEEPGLSKNRNWSGRVTRESNALDLEEGVFTWSDPRKIALSLKRSAEASARRKSAPFRSAMSMLVFYINRAGKNLNKDQLRILQQAKEELRILYGKARP comes from the coding sequence ATGACAGAAGAACCGGGATTATCGAAGAACCGGAATTGGTCGGGAAGAGTGACCAGAGAGAGTAACGCACTTGACCTTGAGGAGGGCGTATTCACCTGGTCAGACCCAAGAAAGATCGCGCTATCGCTTAAACGGTCGGCTGAGGCGAGTGCCCGCCGGAAATCGGCGCCATTTCGTTCGGCCATGTCCATGCTCGTGTTCTACATCAATCGCGCGGGCAAAAATCTCAACAAGGACCAACTCCGCATTCTGCAGCAGGCCAAAGAAGAGTTGCGCATACTATACGGAAAGGCCCGTCCGTAA
- a CDS encoding protoglobin domain-containing protein: MADTQSPHQKLRMFLTKVDMTGNEITQLDSYRPLFISKKDAFADYFYDFFLGIADTRAILENEKTPGLMKRVWASWFESFFRANPDDNFLAYLWKIGVRHVEVNLDQRYSNLGFAMIRQFCHKIVSEEVPLGERTGLLSAINKMLDLCLLTETTAYIENTISCDIEVMSEVADRVRNPAMIIGWNIKKLQGKVSEGTPEFKTYKMLMGENERLENMVHDIKVYMDLFQGEPVFQTIDIPELIDSVRKEIDARHVYEHVRVTVDCHKTACRVKGDPKWFEYLFYYLIENGMEAVDKQNPVIRISSQVENVPPFNVRIEIFNTGSVPEEEMEKLFSPFFSTKISGTGFGLPIARLVVKKHHGTLSLETAKGEEGVSVVMSLPNPE, from the coding sequence ATGGCTGATACACAATCTCCGCACCAGAAACTCCGCATGTTCCTCACAAAGGTCGATATGACCGGTAACGAGATAACGCAACTCGATTCCTACAGGCCCCTTTTCATCAGCAAGAAGGATGCCTTTGCCGATTATTTCTATGATTTCTTTCTTGGTATAGCGGACACCAGGGCGATCCTGGAGAACGAAAAGACACCCGGCCTCATGAAACGTGTATGGGCCTCCTGGTTCGAATCATTTTTCCGGGCAAACCCGGACGACAACTTTCTCGCATATCTGTGGAAGATAGGGGTGAGGCACGTGGAGGTTAATCTCGATCAGCGATACTCGAACCTCGGCTTCGCCATGATACGTCAGTTCTGCCACAAGATCGTCTCCGAAGAGGTCCCGCTCGGTGAGAGAACAGGGCTCCTCTCGGCGATCAATAAGATGCTCGACCTCTGCCTTTTGACGGAAACCACCGCCTATATCGAGAATACGATAAGCTGCGATATTGAGGTCATGAGCGAGGTGGCCGACCGGGTGAGAAACCCTGCAATGATCATCGGATGGAACATAAAGAAGCTCCAGGGAAAGGTCTCAGAAGGAACTCCGGAATTTAAGACTTACAAAATGCTCATGGGGGAAAACGAACGGCTCGAAAATATGGTTCATGACATCAAGGTCTACATGGACCTGTTCCAGGGCGAACCCGTTTTTCAGACCATAGATATCCCGGAATTAATAGACTCCGTACGCAAGGAAATCGACGCCAGACATGTCTATGAACATGTTCGGGTGACGGTGGATTGCCATAAGACCGCGTGCCGCGTCAAGGGCGATCCCAAATGGTTCGAATATCTTTTTTACTATCTTATCGAGAACGGCATGGAGGCCGTGGACAAACAAAATCCCGTCATCAGGATAAGCTCACAGGTTGAAAACGTTCCTCCCTTCAACGTCCGCATTGAGATCTTCAACACCGGCTCCGTACCCGAGGAAGAGATGGAGAAACTCTTTTCTCCTTTTTTCTCAACCAAGATTTCAGGTACGGGTTTCGGCCTGCCCATCGCCCGACTCGTGGTCAAAAAGCACCACGGGACCCTTTCCCTGGAGACGGCTAAAGGTGAAGAGGGCGTGAGCGTGGTTATGAGTCTGCCTAATCCTGAATAG
- a CDS encoding MFS transporter codes for MKSRRVLFFCLGWVGMVFYFMQRWIYGPLIPSLMEEFKTTRTALGVVGSASLWGYMFTTILAGVISDRFGRKHAALFGIFGFSLLTALCGLATSIHQIFVVRFFTGMVEAFYFVPLIAFTLELFPEHPGFYLTFMSSGSSLGWFTGPALAGWLLGLTGSWRAPFLATGLSGLIVAFLLLAFWPEHARPTGPKALFDRKFLKPSYLMIILLASLTAMFQISAEFGFTMWYPVFLKTEVGMAIGTAGLIAGTYGIGQFIGRPITGWISDKLGYRRTGATGGLLLALSTALILSVHNNTLRTAFTFTAGFTGAAVMGTLWTFTGLIVSEYKGLVLGIILTFGYVTSSLAPITIGYLGDHYSVHFGLASVCVPASFLACVALASTYLVKLGRNQTK; via the coding sequence ATGAAATCGAGAAGAGTACTGTTCTTCTGTCTCGGATGGGTCGGCATGGTCTTTTATTTCATGCAACGATGGATATATGGCCCGCTCATACCATCGCTCATGGAAGAGTTCAAAACCACGAGGACCGCTTTGGGTGTCGTGGGGTCAGCCTCGCTCTGGGGCTACATGTTCACCACAATCCTCGCCGGGGTGATTTCAGACCGCTTCGGCAGAAAACATGCGGCGCTCTTCGGCATCTTCGGGTTCTCTCTTCTTACGGCGCTGTGCGGACTCGCGACGAGCATTCACCAGATCTTCGTGGTACGGTTCTTTACCGGCATGGTAGAGGCCTTCTATTTCGTTCCCCTCATCGCATTTACCCTGGAGCTCTTTCCCGAGCATCCCGGATTTTATCTGACGTTCATGTCGTCGGGCTCTTCGCTCGGCTGGTTTACAGGGCCCGCACTTGCGGGATGGCTGCTCGGTCTCACGGGAAGCTGGCGGGCGCCCTTCCTCGCGACAGGGCTCTCGGGCCTCATCGTGGCTTTTCTGCTTCTCGCTTTCTGGCCGGAGCACGCAAGACCCACAGGTCCGAAGGCCCTTTTTGACAGGAAATTTTTGAAACCCTCGTACCTCATGATAATTCTGCTCGCGAGTCTTACCGCCATGTTCCAGATATCGGCCGAGTTCGGCTTCACCATGTGGTACCCCGTCTTTCTCAAAACCGAAGTCGGTATGGCCATCGGCACGGCCGGGCTTATTGCAGGAACGTATGGAATCGGACAGTTTATAGGAAGACCCATAACGGGGTGGATATCGGATAAGCTCGGCTACCGGAGGACAGGGGCGACCGGCGGGCTTCTTCTGGCCTTGTCCACCGCGCTCATCCTTTCGGTACATAATAACACCCTGAGAACAGCGTTCACGTTTACCGCCGGCTTCACCGGCGCAGCCGTCATGGGTACGCTCTGGACCTTCACCGGTCTCATAGTTTCAGAGTACAAAGGTCTCGTGCTCGGCATCATCCTCACCTTTGGGTACGTGACGTCTTCGCTGGCGCCGATTACCATCGGGTATCTGGGGGACCACTATTCGGTACATTTCGGTCTTGCCTCGGTGTGCGTGCCCGCATCATTTCTCGCATGCGTGGCTTTAGCGTCAACCTATCTCGTTAAACTGGGACGGAATCAGACAAAGTAA
- a CDS encoding chemotaxis protein CheX, with protein MDVKYINPFILATKMVFKAMLNIDMTMEKPLLKLDKTTSGDVTGVMGVAGDNDKRGMMCISFSRQGALYAYKTLMGDERSEISPEVVDAIGELTNIISGQSRKELENAGVNLTASIPTVVVGKNVELHFMCKLPIISLPFQFATDYGEDILYVNFSFE; from the coding sequence ATGGATGTAAAGTATATCAACCCGTTTATCCTGGCAACCAAGATGGTATTCAAGGCCATGCTCAATATCGACATGACCATGGAAAAGCCTCTGCTCAAGCTTGACAAGACCACATCCGGTGACGTGACAGGTGTTATGGGGGTTGCAGGCGACAACGACAAGAGGGGCATGATGTGTATAAGCTTCAGTCGCCAGGGCGCTCTTTATGCGTATAAGACCCTCATGGGCGATGAACGCAGCGAGATAAGTCCCGAGGTCGTTGACGCCATCGGTGAGCTCACCAATATCATATCAGGGCAATCGAGAAAGGAACTTGAAAATGCAGGCGTGAACCTCACCGCGTCAATCCCCACAGTGGTGGTCGGTAAGAACGTCGAGTTGCACTTTATGTGTAAGTTGCCGATCATATCCCTGCCGTTCCAGTTCGCCACAGATTACGGCGAGGACATCCTCTACGTAAACTTTTCCTTCGAGTAG
- a CDS encoding MFS transporter, with product MRSKRLQHGALIWNTYDAMNTEEKTSSHSLRNILTRDFVCSFLALFTFIVAYHALIPTLPIYFSRLGSNEAEIGILVGVFGVSSLIFRFVVGGALQRYSARSIMMCGAVLFGLTFVASLVVRPFWPFFAVRFFQGAAFSCMDTAVLAFVVSVTPLANRARVIGYFVLAPPLSQAMSPAFGMFLINQYNFTVLFLVCMVLTLCALASSYNVSAQESHRSDKDDPPRSTHYFDGKVIIPSLVSLLQNFVWGAVIAFLPLYASRCGVSNPGLFFSANGVMLIVGRALGGKILDSYNKEKMLLILVSTLTFAVILLAFSKTLTMFIIVGLIWGAGSAFFFPVSMAYALDYTGTSDGTTVGTFRAISDLGIAMGPVAMGVIIPATGYQGMFLCLASINFMNLCCFQFYVRKRGRRP from the coding sequence ATGAGATCAAAAAGGTTGCAACACGGCGCGCTCATATGGAATACTTATGACGCCATGAACACCGAAGAAAAGACTTCGTCACACTCACTCCGAAACATTCTGACCCGTGATTTCGTGTGCTCCTTTCTCGCCCTCTTCACATTTATCGTTGCCTATCATGCCTTGATCCCCACCCTGCCCATATATTTTTCACGACTGGGCTCCAACGAGGCAGAGATAGGAATCCTCGTCGGGGTGTTCGGGGTTTCGTCGCTTATTTTCAGGTTTGTTGTGGGCGGAGCCCTCCAGCGTTACTCGGCAAGAAGCATCATGATGTGCGGCGCCGTCTTATTCGGCCTCACCTTTGTGGCTTCGCTCGTTGTGCGACCTTTCTGGCCTTTCTTCGCCGTGAGGTTCTTCCAGGGCGCAGCGTTCTCGTGTATGGATACAGCAGTCCTCGCCTTTGTCGTGAGTGTTACTCCGCTTGCGAACAGGGCACGCGTGATCGGCTATTTTGTGCTCGCCCCTCCGCTTTCACAGGCCATGTCTCCCGCGTTCGGCATGTTTCTCATCAACCAGTACAACTTCACCGTTCTCTTCCTTGTTTGTATGGTGCTGACTCTGTGCGCCCTGGCCTCTTCCTACAATGTGAGTGCTCAGGAATCGCACCGGTCCGACAAAGACGATCCTCCGCGAAGCACCCATTATTTCGATGGTAAGGTAATCATTCCTTCGCTCGTAAGCCTGCTGCAGAATTTCGTCTGGGGCGCCGTCATCGCCTTTTTGCCTCTCTATGCAAGCAGGTGCGGGGTTAGCAATCCCGGACTCTTCTTTTCGGCGAACGGTGTTATGCTCATCGTGGGCCGCGCCTTAGGCGGCAAGATTCTTGACTCCTATAACAAGGAAAAGATGCTCCTCATCCTCGTCTCCACGCTGACCTTCGCCGTTATCCTACTCGCGTTCTCAAAGACGCTTACCATGTTCATTATTGTGGGGCTCATCTGGGGGGCGGGAAGTGCCTTCTTCTTTCCCGTATCCATGGCTTATGCGCTTGACTATACCGGTACCTCGGACGGCACTACCGTGGGGACTTTTCGGGCGATCTCCGATCTGGGGATAGCGATGGGACCGGTGGCCATGGGGGTTATTATTCCGGCTACAGGTTATCAGGGCATGTTTCTCTGCCTTGCCAGCATCAACTTTATGAATCTTTGCTGCTTTCAGTTCTATGTGAGGAAGCGAGGACGAAGACCATAA